From the genome of Methylocystis heyeri:
GCCGATGGCGACGATTTCCAAAGCATGGATCTGGCACGAAGGCGGGGCGGTTTTCGGGGCGCCTCTGACAAACTACTTCGGCTGGTTGCTCACCAGTTGGCTGTTCTATCAGGGATTCGCCTTCTATCTCGCCAGCCGGCGATCCATCCCCGTTCCAACTCGCGAGAGCGCATATCGGCTGGTCGCGATCCTCTTTTATGCCTTTTCTGGGTTAACCCATCTGACGCCCTGGCTCATCGACCAATCGGGAGACGTGGCAGACGCAACCGGCTATGTTTGGCGCGTCCACGACATTCGCGAAGCGACGGTTGCGGCGATGCTGTTCACGATGTTCTTCACGTCGATCATTGCTGCGGCGCGCCTCGCCAGAACGTATAAAAAACCGTCGACTCAAATCATTTGATGAAAGGCCCTGGCCCAAACGAAAACAGAGCGGAACCCGTGCGGGTTCCGCTCTCGTTAATTCGCAAGGCTTGCTGTCGATGAAGCTTACGCTTCCTGCGACTTGACCTTGAGGACCTGACGGCCGCGATACATGCCGGTCTTCAGATCGATATGGTGGGGACGGCGCAGCTCGCCCGAATCCTTGTCCTCGACATAGGTCGGCGCAGCCAGGGCGTCAGCGGAACGACGGAACCCGCGCTTCATCGGCGAGGTTTTTCTCTTCGGAACTGCCATTTTATCACTTCTCCAACAGCCCCGGGGCGCAGGCGCCATGCGCGGGACGAAAACTCGAAAGGCGCGGATACACCAAAACGCCGCCCATGGCTAGAGCGCGCTCCGCAAAAGTTGACAGGCTTTTGCGATCGGAATGGGGCGTCCTGAAGGCCCGCCGCAACGCCACGGGCCGCGCCCACGGAAAGCGCGCGAGACGCCATCCGGCGCGCGACCCATAGCGCGTAAAGCCCGATTCGAGCAACAGCCGCTCACATGGCCCCGAGAATGCGCAGAAACAGCGTCGCCTGCGCGCCGAAGCCGATCAGGAAGGCGACGGTGCGAAGCACCGGGACGCCAGCGGCGTAAACCACCGCATGCGCAAGGCGGCTCCAGAAGAAGAGAGCGCAGGCGAGCGCCGTCGCGGGCGTTCCGAGGCCGAGGACATGGACGATGAGCGCCAGCGGGGCGAACACGACCAGATTTTCAATCGCGTTGCGGTGGGCGCTGGCGAGCCGATAGGCCCATTCGGCGCGGGGGTGAGCGTCCCGGGCCGGGTTCTTGAGCGTCGGCCAGACGCCGATCTCGAAGAAGCGGTCGACCACGATCGGAACCCAGATCAGTCCCGTCAAGGCGGCGGAC
Proteins encoded in this window:
- the rpmF gene encoding 50S ribosomal protein L32; this encodes MAVPKRKTSPMKRGFRRSADALAAPTYVEDKDSGELRRPHHIDLKTGMYRGRQVLKVKSQEA
- a CDS encoding MAPEG family protein — translated: MTSPLPPELTYLALSAALTGLIWVPIVVDRFFEIGVWPTLKNPARDAHPRAEWAYRLASAHRNAIENLVVFAPLALIVHVLGLGTPATALACALFFWSRLAHAVVYAAGVPVLRTVAFLIGFGAQATLFLRILGAM